The genomic DNA CTCACGAGTTGTAGGCGGCCTCGCCGTGCTGCGTGGCGTCCAGGCCCATGCGCTCCTCTTCCTCGGAGACGCGCAAGCCCACCGTCTTGTCCACGATCTTGAGGACGACGAGCGTCACCACGGCCGTGTAGGCGCCCACCACGAGCAGGGCCAGCGCCTGCTTGCCGAGCAGCGCGGGGTTGCCGGCCAGCAGGCCGTCGGCGCCCGCGGGGTTGAGCGCGGCCTGGGAGAACACGCCCACGAGGAGCGCGCCCAGCAGGCCGCCCACGCCGTGCACGCCCCACGCGTCGAGCGAGTCGTCGTAGTGCAGCTTCTCCTTGAGGAGCACCGCGCCGTAGCATACGCCGCCGGCGAGGATGCCGATGACGAGCGAGGCCGCGGGCGACACGAAGCCGGCCGCCGGGGTGATGGCCACCAGTCCCGCCACGAGGCCCGACACCATGCCCAGCAGCGTGGGCCGCTTGCGGAGGATCCACTCGGCGCTCGTCCAAGCGAGCGCCGCCGCGCCCGCCGCGATGTGCGTGGTGGAGAACGCGAGCGCCGCCAACGGGCCCGCCGCCAGCGCGCTGCCGGCGTTGAAGCCGAACCAGCCGAACCACAGGAGCCCGCCGCCGAGGATGGTCATGGGCAGGTCATGCGGGATGAAGCGCTCGCGCCCGAAGCCCAGACGCTTGCCGATGTAGATGGCGCAGATGAGCGCGCTCAGGCCCGCCGTCCAGTGCACCACCGTGCCGCCCGCGAAGTCGAGCACGCCCAGCTTGAAGAGCCACCCGCCCTCGGCCCACGTCCAGTGCGCCACGGGATCGTACACGAGCGTGGTCCACAGGAGGGTGAAGAGCACGTAGGCGCTGAACTTCATGCGCTCCACGAACGCACCGGAGATGAGCGCCGGGGTGATGATGGCGAACTTGAGCTGGAAGGCCATGAAGACCAGGTGGGGGATGGTGCCCCGGGTCTCCGTGGTCACGTTGTTGAGCATCAGGAAGTCGCCGCCCCCGATGAAGCCCCCGTGCGTCTGGCCGAAGGCGAGCGAGTAGCCGAACACCACCCACTGCACCGTCACCAGCGCCATGGCGAAGAACGAGTACATGAACGTGGCGAGCACGTTCTTGCGCCGCACCATACCGCCATAGAAGAGCGCCAGCCCCGGCGTCATCAGCAGCACCAGCGCGGAGGCCATCAGCATCCACGCCGTGTCACCCGAGTTGGCCACGGACTCGGCCGCCTGGGCGTGCGCGAGCGCCGATGTCAACAGACAGAGCAGCGGCGCCAGGCGCCGGATCCCTCTCATTCCTCGATAAATCTCCATGTCCGCGCAGCGTGCCTTGACGCAGCGCGCAAGTCCAATCTCCTGAGAAGAGGGGTCGCGCGACGCGGCGCACCAGGGGGCCCCGGCTCCGGGTGAAGCCCAGGCGGACCCCGGGCGGAGCCGGGACTCGCTCCGACTTTTCGAGTCCCCCGGGTCTGGTGGTAGCATCTGTCGCCCAGTCTTCATTCCACACCGCCCACCGACGGGGGAGCGCATGGTCCAGAATGGCGCACCGCCACAGAGCGCACCGGCCGACGCCGGAGATCCCCTGCTCGGCCGGGTGCTCAACGACAAGTTCCGCATCGTGGAAGTGCTCGGGGCGGGGGGCATGGGGCGGGTGTACAAGGCGGTGCAGTCGCCCCTCGAGCGCATGGTGGCGCTCAAGGTGCTCAACCCCCAGTACAGCGAGGGCAAGGATCCGGGCTTCCAGAAGCGCTTCTTCATGGAGGCGGCCGTCACCTCCAAGCTGCGCCACCCCAACACCGTCACCATCTTCGACTACGGGAAGACGGACGACGGCGTGCTGTACATCGCCATGGAGTACCTGGAGGGGCAGACGCTGGCGCATCTGCTCGCCAACGCGGGCGCGCTGCCATGGATCCGCGCGCTGAACGTGGCCCAGCAGGTGGCGCGTTCGCTGCGCGAGGCGCACCGGGTCGGCCTCATCCACCGCGACCTCAAGCCCGCCAACATCATGGTCCTCGCGCAGGAGGACGACCTCGACGTGGTGAAGGTGCTGGACTTCGGCCTGGTGAAGTCCTTCCTGGCGGACCGCGAGGGCCCCCAGGACGTGGAAATCACCCAGGCGGGGGTCATCCTCGGCTCGCCGCTGTACATGGCGCCCGAGCAGGCGCGCAACGTGTCCGACCCGCGCAGCGACGTGTACTCGCTGGGCGTGGTGATGTACCAGATGATGCTCGGCCGTCCGCCCTTCACGGCGCCCCAGAGCATCGACGTCATCTTCAAGCACATCAACGAGGCGCCGCCCTCCTTCACGTCCATCTGGGCCACGCACGACGTGCCCCCGGACGTGGAGGCGCTGGTGATGCGCTGCCTGAGCAAGCGCCCCGAGGAACGCTTCCAGTCCATGGACGAGATGCTGGAGGCCCTCCGGCGCTCCGCCTCGGCCGCGGGCCACAGCGGCGTCTTCTCCGCGCCGCGCACGCTGGGAAACAGCGGTGTCATGTCCGTGCCCGCGCTCGGGGGAGAAGTCCTCTCCGGGCCGAGGACCGGTCCCCTGCCCGCGCCCAACACCACGGGCGCGAACACGATGTCCTTGGACGTCTCCGTGGAGGAGGCGCCCCGGCCGTCCCGCATGACGCTACCGCTGGCCCTCTTCGCCATCTCGCTGCTGCTGGGCCTGGGCGTGGCCGCGGTGATGACCCTGAGGGCGCCCGAGCCGGCGTCCGCGCCCGTCGCGGCGGCGCCCGAGCCCGTCAGGGCCCCCGCCCCCCTGCTCCGGCGCCCACGCCCGTTCCCGCCGCGCCGCCCCCGGCCGAGGTGGCCGCGGCCGAGAGCGATCTGGAAGAACTCACCCCGCTCGTGCCGGAGCCCGGCGCGCGAATCCAGCTCACGGTGTCGAGCGAGCCGTCCGGGGCGACGGTGATGTACGAAGGCCGCGTGGTGGGCGAGACGCCCATGCAACTGCCCGTGCCCCCCGGCGCGAATGGCCGCGCGAGTGCCCGTCTGACCTTCACCCTCGATGGCTATCAGCGCGCCACGGCGCTCGTCGAGGGCAGCGGGCCGGTGGTACGTTTCAACCAGAAGCTGCTGAAGAAGAGGAGCGGCACCCGCCCCCCGGCGGACCGGAAGTCCTCTGGGTATAAGGACGACCCCTACTAACAATGCTGAAGAAGATCGCCTGGAAGCGAGCCGGCACCCTGGCTCTGGTGCTGTGCGCGGGGACGGCCTGGGGTGACGCTCGCCTGGAGGCCCGCCGCCACTTCCGCAACGGCATGAGCCTCATCGCCCAGGGTCAGTACGACTCGGGTATCGCCGAGCTGCTGAACGCCTACGCCATCAAGCCCCACGCCAACGTGCTCTACAACATCGCGCGCGCCTACCAGGACGCGGGCCGTGTTCCCGAGGCCGTGGACTACTACCGGCGCTACCTCGCCGCCAATCCGCCCGACTCGGCCCCCGTGGCCGCGACGCTCGCGAAGCTGGAAGAGACGCTGGGTGACCCCCGCGAGGAGCCGGCCGCCGAGGAGAACAAGGGACTGCCGCCCATGCCTCCCCCGCCCGCCAACACGGAGGCGACCAAGACGCTCACCGCGTTGATGGAGCGGCTGGAGAAGGCCATCGCCCGCGCCGAGGCCCTGCCCGCCACGCCCGGCCCCACCCGGTCCACCGCGGACGCGCCTGGCGCCGCCGTCGCGCTCCAGACGGGAACGGCCCCGGGAGAGGACGAGGGCGAGGTGCCCTACGAGGAGCGCGTGGTGACGGCCAGCCGCCGTGCGCAGTCCTCGCTGGAAGCGCCCAACGCCACCACCGTCATCACCGCCGAGGACATCCGCTTGTCGGGCGCCCGGAGCCTGCCGGAGCTGCTGCGGCGGGTGCCCGGCGCCGAGGTGATGATGATGGGGCCCGCCAGCGCGAACGTGTCGCTGCGCGGCTTCAACCAGCGCCTGTCCAACAAGGTCCTGGTGCTGGTGGACGGCCGCTCCGAGTACCAGGACTTCCTGGGCATGACGCTCTGGTCCTCCATCCCGGTGTCGCTGGATGAAATCGAGCGCATCGAGGTCATCCGAGGTCCGGGCAGCGCGCTGTACGGCGCCAACGCCATGTTGGGCGTGGTCAACATCATCACCCAGGCCCCGGGCACGGGCCCGCGCGCGCGCTTCCAGGGCTACGCGGGCAGCGGCAACGTGGCGGGCGGCGACTTCGTGAGCCACGGGGGCTCGGGCGCGCTGCGCTATCGCGCCTCGGTGGCGTACACCCAGGCGAACAAGTGGAGCCGGGACTTCGCCTCGGACCGGCCCGACATGCTCATCGAGGATCCCAACCCGGACCTGGGCGTGCGCAGCGCGCGCGCCACCCTGGCCACCACCTATCAGTTCGACGCGGGCCCCCAACTGGGACTGACCGGCGGCGTCAACCGGCTCTACACGGAGGCCTACCCGCTCGGCGCCCTGCGCAACTTCTACATGGACGGCGTGAGCGCCTTCGCCAAGGCGGACGCGAGCATGGGTCCGGTGAAGTTCAAGGCCTTCTGGAACCACCTCTCCGCGAACGCGGGGCCTCAGTACGAGGCCCGGGGCCAGCGCTCGCTACAGACCCGCGTCGACTCCAACGTCTTCAATGGCGAGCTGCTCATCAGCAAGACGTTCTCGCTCGCGGGCGAGCACCAGGTGAACGTGGGCGTGGAAGGCCGCCTCAAGCGCCTGGGCTGGGCCTACATGGAGTCGCTGCGCCAGGAGCTGCACGGCGCGGCCTTCGTGCAGGACGAGTGGCGGCTGGCCAACCCCTTCCGCGTGGTGGCCTCCTACCGTGTGGACCGGCACCCGCTGCTGGACAAGGGCTCGGCGGGGCTGGCGCACTCGCCCCGCGTCTCCGCGCTCTTCCTGCCCTTCGAGGGCCATGCGTTCCGCGCCAGCGCCGCCTCGGCCTTCCGCGTGCCCACCTTCATGGAGAGCTACGCGCGGGTGGGCTTCCCGCTGCCGGGCGTCAACGGCGCCAACCTGCTCACCACGGGCAACCAGATGCTCAAGCCCGAGCAGCTGCTGGCCTTCGAGCTGGGCTACCGCGGCGAGGCCCCCACGCTCGGCATCGACTGGGACCTGGCGCTCTACCAGAACACCGTGCGCAACCTCATCGACCTGTCCGCCGTGGTGCCGGTGACGGCGGGTGACGCATGGGACGCGGCCTCGGGCACGTACATCCTGGGCCGCTCCTTCTTCCAGAACGAGTCGGCCGTCTACACCGCGCGTGGCGCCGAGCTCGGCGTGTCCCTGGCGCCGGTGGACGGCCTGGGCATCCGCGTGAGCGGCGCGCTGCAGAACCTGACGTCCGAGGGCGGTACGGAGTCGCTGTGCGGCCCATGCAGCCAGGCGCCCCAGTTCAAGCTGTATGGCGGCATCACCTACCGCACGCGCCAGGCCCTGGAGCTGGGCCTGGACGCGGCCTGGTCCTCCGCCACCCAGTGGGTGGAGCGCGAGCCCACGGCGCAGGATCCCACCCGCATCGAACCCATCTCCAACGGCCTGGGCGCCTACACCGTCATCAACGCCCGGGTGGGCTACAGCCCGGTGAAGGATCGGGTGTCGGTGGCGCTCGTGGGCTCCAACCTGGGCCCCGCCCATTCCCAGCACCCCTTCGGCAATCGCATCGAGCGCCGGGTGCTCGCCCTGCTGACGGTGACGCCATGATGTCCTCTCGCCAGAAAACCCTGGGGGGCCTCGCCCTCGCGTGCGTGCTCGCCACCGGGTGCGAGCCTCCTCCGGTCTTCGCCACCGCGGATGTCCGTCAGCAGCAGCTCCGGTCGCGCATCGAGGGCCAGGTGGTGGTGCAGGGGCCGGTGCGCGGCAACGCCATCGTGCTGCTCTACGACGCCGAGCGGCCTCCTCCGCCCCAGGGCACGGGCCGTCCGGTGAGCTTCACCGTCATCCCCCGCGAACAGCTCTTCGGCCCGGCGGACCCGTCCGCGGTGGGGCCCTTCACCGCGCCCTACGCGTTCAGCCAGGTGGCCAAGGGGCACTACCTCGTGCGCGGCTTCATCGACGCGGACACGTGCCTGATGACGGGCAACCAGCAGCCCTGCCACACGCCGGACTTCATTCCCTGGTTCACCGTCACCGGCGAGCCCAACGCCGGAGACGTGGGCGGCGCCGCCCTGGACGCCTCGGGCAAGCCCCGGATCGTGGACATCTCTCCGCTCGAGGACGACTCGCTGCCGGCCGCCACCCACGTCAACGTGAGCTTCTCCACCGAGAAGACCCGGGTGCCCTTCGATCGCCCCGTCTTCTGGGTGGACGGCCCCTCGCGCTTCGAGCGCAAGCCGAGCACGCTGACGCTCAGGCCGCTGCAGTTGCAGGAGTCCGGCGTGGACCAGCGCCCGCCGTCCTTCTTCGTCCGGCTGGTGGACGACAACGAGGACGGCAAGCCGGATGACGCCAATGGCGACGGCTCGTTGGACCTGTGGCCCCGCGTCCTGGTGCGCAAGCTCACCCACGTCGTGGACCCCCGCAATCCAGCGCAAGGGCTCGCCGACGAGAACGACCTGGACCGCAACGGCGTCCTCGACGAGACCGGTGAGGATTACATCCGGGAGAACGGGAGCAAGGACGGGCAGCCGGACCTGGTGCTGCTCTCCGCGTCGTTGTCCGTGCCGCCCGAGGTCCTCGCCCAGTTGAACCAGAAGGTCGATGGCGCCTGGAGCTTCCAACCCGTTCCCTCGCCCATCCTCACCCTCAACTTGAATCCAGCGGCGATCGATGCGAGGGATCCCCGCCAACCCGTGCGCCTGCAGACGATCCCCCCCGGGCGCTACTCCATCACCCTCGTCCAGTTCACCGGCCAGACGTGGCGCGTCCCCAATGAATTGGACCCCTTGGTGGCGACCCCGAAGGATCTGCCCGCGACGGGGCTCCCCCCGGTGGCCACCCAGTCCTTCGTGATCGAGGTGCCATGAGTTCCGTCTCCCCGCGCCCTCTCCAAGGGAGCGTGACTTTGACTTCGAGGTGTGTGTGGGCGAACATGGCGGGCAGTCTGGTCGTGAGCGGGGGGGGGGAACACCATTGGGAGGTTCTTCGATGAAGTCGGCCACCGTTGTGCCCGAATCACTGGCGACAGCTGCAGCCCGTTCCCCGGCGGCTCCCACCGAGCCCGCCCGCCCATCCGTGTCCACTCCGGCGGTGACCCGTCCTGGCGAGCCGGTGCGTCCCTTCGGAGGGATCAACGCCGAGACGGCCCGCGCCTTCACGGCCGTGGCCAACACCGAGACGCGCCCCTTCGCGCGCCCGGAGCCCGGCGTGAAACCCCAGCGCGTGCTGCTCGTGGACGACAGCCGCTCCATCCGCACGCTGCTCAAAATCTACCTGATGGCGCGCGCCTTCGAGTACATCGAGGCGGAGTCGGCCGAGGCGGCGCTCAGGGAGCTGGACACGCAGCAGGTGGACCTCATCCTCACCGACTTCCACATGGATGGAATGAACGGCGCGGACTTCGCGGCCACGGTGCGCTCGAACAAGGATCTCAAGGTGTCGCGCATCCCCATCCTGATGATGACGGGCGATGCGAACGCCGCCGAGGTGCGCAACAAGGGCCAGAAGGCGGGCATCAACGCCTTCGTGCGCAAGCCGGTGAGCTGCGCCCAGCTCATGACGCTGGTGGACACCATCCTCCCGGCGCCCAAGAAGGTCTGAGCCCCGCCGTCAGGTGGCGGGCAGCGACGCGCGGGTCCGCCGCTTGCGTACGGACTCCGCCACCCGGACGGCGAGCAGCAGGCCCAGCACGCACGCGTACACGAGCGGCTCGGTCAGATCCTTCTTCACCCGCCAGATGAAGTGCACCACGCCCAGGGACACGGCCACGTAGACAAGCCGGTGCAACCGCTGCCAGGTGGGAAAGCCCAGGCGGCGCACCATGCGATTGGTACTGGTGACGGCCAGGGGCACGAGCAACACCAGCGCCAGGAAACCCACGGTGATGAAGGGCCGCTTCGTGATGTCCGCGAGGAGGGCGCCCCACGCCAGGCCCTGATCCAACACCGCGTAGGTGAGGAAGTGCATCACCGCGTAGGCGAAGCCCAACAGGCCCAACAGCTTGCGGATGCGTAGGGGCCACGTCCACCCGAACAGCAGCTTGAGCGGCGTGCACGCGAGCGAGGCCACCAGCACGATGAGCGCGAGCATGCCCGTCTGATGGAGCACGCGCTCGATGGGGTTGGCGCCCAGGGCACCTCGCGCGAAGTCGAGCGCCAGGAGCGCCACGGGGGACAGCCCGCCCACGAGGACGGCGGGCTTGAGCCAGGGGTAGGGAGACGAGGCCATGGGCGTCAGAAGTTCTCGCGCAGGTCCATGCCCGAATAGAGGCCGGCCACCTGCTCGGCGTAGCCGTTGAAGGGCAGCGTGGGACGGCGGCGGAACTCCCCGATGCGGCGCTCGGAGGCCTGACTCCACCGGGGGTGATCCACCTGGGGATTCACGTTCGCGTAGAAGCCGTATTCGCGCCTGTTGGCCAGGCTCCACGTCGTGGGCGGCTGTGTCTCCGTGAGGGAGATGCGGACGATGGACTTGATGCCCTTGAAGCCATACTTCCACGGCACCACGAGCCGCAGCGGCGCGCCGTTCTGGTTGGGTAACACCTTGCCGTACAGGCCCACCGCCAGCAGCGCGAGCGGGTGCAGGGCCTCGTCCAGGCGCAAGCCCTCGACGTAGGGCCAGTCGAGCGTGGCCGCCTTCTGGCCGGGCATCTGCTTGGGATCCATCAGGGTGGTGAAGGCCACGTACTTCGCCTTGCTCGTGGGCTCCACGCGCCGCAGGAGCCCCGCCAGCGGAAAGCCCATCCACGGAATCACCATGGACCAGGCCTCCACGCAGCGCATCCGGTAGACGCGGTCCTCCAGGGGGAACCAGGACTGGAGCGTGTCCATGTCCACGCGCTGGGGCTTGTTCACCTCGCCGTCGATGACGACCGTCCAGGGCCGGGGCTTGAGCGTGTGCGCGTTCTCGGCGGGGTCCCCCTTGTCGAGCCCGAACTCGTAGAAGTTGTTGTAGGTGGTGGCGTCCTCGTAGGGCGTGGGCGTCTCGTCGGTGTCGTAGGGGCCCCGGGGACGCGCCTTCTTGGGGGCCTCGCCCGGAGCGGCGGGCGGCGGCGCCAGAAGCTCCCCGCCATCTCCACCCGAAGGCCGGCGGCTGAGCAGTTGCAACCCCGCCCCCACCGCCGTGGCCGTGCCGGTGAAGAGCGCCGCGCCTTTGATGAGCTCCCGCCGGTTCAGGTACAGCGACTCGGCGGTGATGTCAGACCCAGGGGGCTCGGGCGGCAGATGGCGCATGCCCTTCATAACGCCCGGGAACGCCTCCGGTTACAAGGGGACGTCGGCCCGAGGCAACGGCGCGGGCTCGCGCACCCGGGCATCCCGGGCCCGCCACAGCGCCCACCAGGGCGTGGAGGGCGATTGGTGGTGCTCCCAGTGGTAGCCGAAGAAGTAGCAGGAGAGCATGGCCCACACGTGGTTGCGCGGCAGCGAGCGCGCGTGGTGGGGCGCCATGTCCGGCGTGTCCGGCCGCCGGTGGGGCAGATAGGTGCCAAAATAGAAGAGCTGGAAGGTCCCCGCCACCGCGGGCGCCACCCAGAAGGCCCAGATGCGCCATTGCTCCACGCCCAGCCACATCAGCACGTTGAACTTGAGCGCCATGGTGAGGAACTGCGGCCACGTCATGTAGCGCACCATGAACGTCGTGAACCAAGGGAGGAAAACCTGGGTCCTCGTGGAGAAGTCCGGGTCATCCGGACCCGTGGGGTTCAGGTGGTGCGCGCGGTGGTTGACCACCAACCGCTTGTAGGACAACCCCGCGAAGAGGAAGCAGGCGAGCGTGCCCACCGCCTCGTTCAAGCCCCGGTGGCGGCTCACCGTGCCGTGCATGGCGTCATGCCCGGTGATGAACAGCCCCGTGCACAGGTAGGCCTGCAACGCCATGTGAAACCAGGCGAGCGGCGAGGCGAGCGTCAGCTCGGCCCAGCCCAGCAACCAGAGGAGGTGGCCCAACCACGCCCCCATCACGGTGAGGGCGATGAGGACTCCCCAGGGACCGCGAGGTGCGTGGTGGCGCATACGGCCTCATCTCTCATCACGTTTCGCTCGCCGTGCACGGCGAAAAACACACGGCGAGCGAGCAGACGACACTACTTCTTGCCCGCGGGGGGAGCGGCCCCGGAACCCGCCATGAGTTGTTCGGCGGTGACATAGCGCGGCTCGATGTCCACGGGCACGTTGGCGAGCTTGTCCAGCACGCGCTTCACCTCGGGGCGCACCACGCCCATCTTATCGAGCAACACATCGGCGGCGGAGCGATCTCCGCGGGCCTGCAACTCCATGAGCTGCTTCGTCAGGGTGGTGACGGACTCGCGCACCTTGCCGGGCACCACGGCGAAGGTGCCGTCCTTGGCGACCGTCACCGCGCCCGTGTCCAGGAAGTGGTTGAGCTGCAACGCCACGCCCTTGCCGTGCGCCTCGTTGATGCCGAAGCGGATGGAGCGGAACGCGGACGCCAGGAACGTCGTGTACATGGTGCGCTCGAGTTCCTTGCCAATGACGCCCTTGTCCACGAGCGCCTGCAAGGCCCACAGGCCGGAGATGTCCGCCTTGGCCTCCTCGATCGCGCTGGACGAGGCCTGGAGCGCCTGGCGCACCGTGGTCTCCTTGCCCTCCACGGTGATGGTGTGCGGCCCCAGGCCATGCATCAGCTCGTGCATGAGGATGTGGGTGAAGAAGGCGTCGAAGGACACGTCCTTGCGATCCTTCGCCCCGAGCGCCACCTGGGCGATGGGCAGGAGCACGCGCTGGAACTTCGCCTCCTGGATGTTCTTGAGCATCACGCGCTTGGTGCCCTTCTCGGCCGCCACGCGCTCGTCATTGGGCAGGTTGTACGCCGCCGTCTGCACGCCCCGGTTGCCATCCCCCGAGGAGAACAGGCTGTTGACGACCCGGATGGGCGCGAGCGCCCCGAGCTTCGGATTGCGCAGCTTCGGATCGATGGGCAGAGCGTTCTCCAGCCCCTGCAACTCCCCGCTGAACTTCGACAGCTTCGCCGTCTCCGCGTCGTCGCGCAGGGCGATGAAGGCCTCGAAGGCGGCCTTGTAGTTGAACCACTCGTCCTCGTAGACCTCGTAGGGCCCGATGGTGGGCTCGATGCTCGCGTCGAGCTCCATCCACGCCACTTCACTCGGGTAGTAGTCGTTGCTCAGGAAGGCATCCGCGCGCCGGGTGAGGAACGTGCGCAGCGTGGGCTGCTGGGTGAGCTCCGCGGCCTCGATGAGCAGGTGCGCCGCCTGGGCCAGCTCGCCCTGGTACTCGACGCTGTAGGGCACGGAGATGAACTTCCCGTCGGGCCCCCGGCGCAGGGTGGTGAAGAAGCCCGTGGCCTCCTTCTGCTGCGCCTCGGGCAGCGACTTCACCCACTTCTCCACATCCGCCTGGCTGGCGCCCGCCGGGTAGAAGTGACCCTCGGGAGGCTTGGCCGGCACGCCCGGAATGAAGGGCGCGTTGTGATCCAACCGCGACCAGGGGCCCTTGTTGAGCAGGAACGCATGCAGCCGCTCCTTGCCGAGGGCGGAGGTGTCCTGGACGAGGTCGAGCAGCAGCGTCTCGTTGCCCGCCCAGGCCTGACGCAGGAAGAGCGCGTCCATGACGCGCGCGGCCTGGAGAATCTTCGCGAGCGCCTGACGCTCGGTGTCGGGCAGCTTGGACACATCCACCTGGATGTCGACGGGGGCGAAGCGCGCCGTCATGCGCTTGAGCTCGGGCGCCGTGGGTAGGCGCGCGGGAGTGGACGGCTCGGTGGCGCCAGCGGCGCCCGACCCGAGCACCGCCGCGGCGGCGAGGGAGAGGAAGGTGCGATTCATGACCGCCCTTTTAACCCTCGGACTCCAGGGTGGACAGCAAAGCCCCCGGAGCCCCACGTCATCCATCCAACGAAAACAACGAATCCATGTTAAACAGACTAAGTCGTTCTACCCTCACTGAGAGAGTCCTCGCGCATGAAGCGGAACCTCCTCGTCCTCGCACTCGTCCTGACGGCGCTCAGCCCCTTTCACGCTCGCGCCCAGAGCAGTCTCGTCGTCTTCGGCGACAGCCTGAGTGACAACGGCAACAACGGCGTCGCCACGAGCGGCCCCACCACGAAGCCGAGCAGTCAGATTTCCGGAACCTGGGTGAAGCAGCTCGCCGCCCAGTTGAACCTGACGCTGACGGCGTCCGACAGCGGCGGGACGAACTACGCCCGGGGTGGCGCCGTCACCAGCGGGATGAGCACCCAGCTCAATGCCTATCTGGCCACCCAGCCCACGGACACCGCCACCGCGCTCTACGTCCTGTGGGGCGGAGGCAACGACATCAATTACAAGGCGAGTGCCAATCCCTTCGACACCGCGGGCATCAAGGCCGCCGCGACCACGGCCGCCAACAACATCACGGGGCAGATCCGCAAGCTCGCCCAGGCTGGCGCCCGGTATGTCCTGTGGGTCAACATGCCTCCGCTGCACAAGACCCCCGCCGCCCTCTCCGTTCCCGGAGGCCTGGGCAAGACGGTGCTCGAGCCGCCGACGGTCCAATTCAACACCCTCTGGACCCAGTCCCTGACGAAGCTGCGTCAGGAGTTTCCCGGCCTCACGCGCATCGGAATGGACGCCCACGGCGTGTTCAACACGCTCATCGCGAGCCCCTCGTCCTACGGGCTGAGCAACGTCACCGGCACGTGCAAGGGCAAGACGGTCAACCCGGACACCTACCTCTTCTGGGACGACATCCACCCCACCAGCTACACCCACGGCCTCTTCGCCGACTTCGCCTACGATCTGCTCGCGCAGCAGGCCGCGTTCACGAGCGACGACGCCGAGGCTCAGGGCGCGGGGCGGTAGGTCCCGAAGCTCCAGACGTTGCCCTCGAGGTCACGCGCCGCGTAATTCCGGGAGCCGTACTCGGTGTTGTACGGCTCCATCACGATGGCGGCGCCAGCGGCACGGGCGCGGGCACAGTGCGCGTCGACATCGGCCACGTACACGAAAGGCGACGCCGAGCCACTTGGAGAGGACGAATTCAACCCGCG from Melittangium boletus DSM 14713 includes the following:
- a CDS encoding VOC family protein, translating into MNSSSPSGSASPFVYVADVDAHCARARAAGAAIVMEPYNTEYGSRNYAARDLEGNVWSFGTYRPAP
- a CDS encoding SGNH/GDSL hydrolase family protein, coding for MKRNLLVLALVLTALSPFHARAQSSLVVFGDSLSDNGNNGVATSGPTTKPSSQISGTWVKQLAAQLNLTLTASDSGGTNYARGGAVTSGMSTQLNAYLATQPTDTATALYVLWGGGNDINYKASANPFDTAGIKAAATTAANNITGQIRKLAQAGARYVLWVNMPPLHKTPAALSVPGGLGKTVLEPPTVQFNTLWTQSLTKLRQEFPGLTRIGMDAHGVFNTLIASPSSYGLSNVTGTCKGKTVNPDTYLFWDDIHPTSYTHGLFADFAYDLLAQQAAFTSDDAEAQGAGR
- a CDS encoding fatty acid desaturase, with the translated sequence MRHHAPRGPWGVLIALTVMGAWLGHLLWLLGWAELTLASPLAWFHMALQAYLCTGLFITGHDAMHGTVSRHRGLNEAVGTLACFLFAGLSYKRLVVNHRAHHLNPTGPDDPDFSTRTQVFLPWFTTFMVRYMTWPQFLTMALKFNVLMWLGVEQWRIWAFWVAPAVAGTFQLFYFGTYLPHRRPDTPDMAPHHARSLPRNHVWAMLSCYFFGYHWEHHQSPSTPWWALWRARDARVREPAPLPRADVPL
- a CDS encoding dipeptidyl-peptidase 3 family protein, whose product is MNRTFLSLAAAAVLGSGAAGATEPSTPARLPTAPELKRMTARFAPVDIQVDVSKLPDTERQALAKILQAARVMDALFLRQAWAGNETLLLDLVQDTSALGKERLHAFLLNKGPWSRLDHNAPFIPGVPAKPPEGHFYPAGASQADVEKWVKSLPEAQQKEATGFFTTLRRGPDGKFISVPYSVEYQGELAQAAHLLIEAAELTQQPTLRTFLTRRADAFLSNDYYPSEVAWMELDASIEPTIGPYEVYEDEWFNYKAAFEAFIALRDDAETAKLSKFSGELQGLENALPIDPKLRNPKLGALAPIRVVNSLFSSGDGNRGVQTAAYNLPNDERVAAEKGTKRVMLKNIQEAKFQRVLLPIAQVALGAKDRKDVSFDAFFTHILMHELMHGLGPHTITVEGKETTVRQALQASSSAIEEAKADISGLWALQALVDKGVIGKELERTMYTTFLASAFRSIRFGINEAHGKGVALQLNHFLDTGAVTVAKDGTFAVVPGKVRESVTTLTKQLMELQARGDRSAADVLLDKMGVVRPEVKRVLDKLANVPVDIEPRYVTAEQLMAGSGAAPPAGKK